GGCTCTGGCTGGTCCCCGGCGGCCTCCTCGAACGCGTCGACCGGCTCGGCGCGGTGGCCCTCGCGGGCGCGCGCGCCCGTTGCCACTGCGGCAACGAGGTCGTACGCGGCTACCGCGCGGCGCGCCCCGACGCCGGTGCCGCCGAGACGGTGGGGCAGCTGGTCACCGACCACCTGCTCCGCATCCCGCTGCACCGCGTGGCCGACGCGCGGCCCGGATCCTCTTACGTCTACGAGTTCGCCTGGCCGTCCAGCCTGCCCGACCTCGGCGCCTGCCACGCCCTGGAACTGGGCTTCGTCTTCGACTCCGGCGACCTCCCCGACTCCCGCAAGCTCGCGGGCGAGGGTGCTCCGCAGGAGTTGGCGGATGCGATGCACGGGGCGTGGGTCCGGTTCGCGGAGTCCGGCGACCCGGGCTGGGCGGCCTGGGACGCCACGCATCCCGTCCGGGTGTTCGGCGAGGGCGAGCCCTATGTGGCGTACGGCCCGCGCGACGCGGAGTTCGACCTGTGGAAGACGGACGTCACCATGCGAGGAATGCGGTCCAGGCGCTTGGTGCGACGGTGATGTGCGGGGTGGTGTCGTCGGGGGGCGTTTTGGAGTCGCGGATGTGGATGGCGGTGGGTTCGGTGGCGACCTCTACGCAGTTGCCGCCTTCGTCGCCGCTGTAGCTCGACTTGAACCACCGAAGTGCGGTGCTGCTCATGGCTCCCCCAGGAGACGGTCCAGCAGATCCCTCGTGTCCTCGGGTGTGAGGGCCTGTGACCGCAGCATCGCACACTTCTGAGTGAGGATCGCCACCTCGTCGGGGTCAGCGATCAGTTGGCTGCCACGCTGGTTCTCCGTGTAGGCAAGCCGCTGGTGGTCTGGGGTCTCCAGCAGTACGAACGAGCCGTTCAGGCCCGCGTGGCTTGTGCGGTCCTGAGGAAGGACTTGGAACATGAGGCCCGGCAACTCCGAGCATCGTCGCAGATGTCGAAGTTGCTCGATCCAGATCTCTGGGCCGCCGATCGGCGCCCGTACGACCGGCTCCCATACGACGAAGCACGTGATCGGAGGGACCTTGCGGTGCAGGATGCCCTGTCGATCGATACGTGCAGCCGCAAGGCGGGCGATCGTGTCCTCGTCATAGAACGGCACGCGACTGCGGAACACCGCCCACGCGTACGCCTCCGTCTGGAGCAGACCCGGCAACACCTGGTTCTCGTACGACGAGATCACGATGGCCTCCCGCTCCCTGTCCAGGAACTCCTCCGCCCACAGCGGGACCAGGTCCACCTCGGGCATCTTGCTCAGGGCGATGGACAACGCGCCCTTGGTGTCGAGGAGTTCGTCGAGCTGCTCGGCGAGATCCGGCTTCAGCGGACGTCGGCCCTGCTCGATCGACGCGATCTGCTGCTCGCCGATGACGAAGCGTTCGCCCAGTGACCTCTGGGTGTGGCCGGCGGCCTGCCGGTAGAGAGCGAGCAGCGCCCCCACCATCTTCATCGCGGAGGCGTTCCTCCGTGTCGTCGTCCCCATGAGGTCGAACTCCCCACCCACGCCCGTACGTCCACCATCGCGCGCCCGTACAAACCGGCCGTACGGCCCTGCGCACTGTCTCAGTGTGACCACGGAGCGTGACCCTCGTCACGTGAACACCGAAACTCAACCCCCGTCCCTCCGTGAGCGCTTCTACCGTCGGGAGCGCCGGTCCGTCCCCGCCGCGAGGGCGTTCGCGAGGGAGACCCTTACTGCGTGGGGCGTGCGCGGGCGCGTGGACGACGTGCTGCTGTGCGTCAGCGAACTGGCGACGAACGCCCTGGTGCACGGCGTACCACCCGGCCGCGGCTTCCTGCTGAGGTTGGTGCCCTGCGGAGACGGCGTGCGCGTGGAGGTCCACGACAGCGGGGACGGCGTACCGGCGGTGCCGCAGGCGGAGGTGCGGGAGCCCGGTGAGGGCGGGCGCGGGCTGCTGCTGGTGTCGGAGCTGGCGGACAAGTGGGGCGTGGGGGAGCGGGACCCCGGCAAGGTGGTGTGGTTCGAGGTGGGAGGCGTGTAGGGCGGATCAGGCCGCCCGGTCCCAGTCCTCGCCCGGCAGGTCGTTGTGCTCGTCGCAGGGCGGCCGGCCCGCGGCCTTCTCACGCAGGCGCAAGTTGCCCCAGGCGAGCGCGGCGACCGGGATGAGGTACCAGGGCACGGGCCAGGCGAGGGGCCACCACGCGGCGCCCGGGTGAAAGAGCGCTTCTACGGCGGCGGAGACCATGGCGAGAGCCAGGCTCCAGCACAGCAACAGGCCGGCCCACTCGGGCAGGTAGTCGGAGGCGGCAACCGCCGCCGCGCGGAATGCCGGACCGCTGCGGCCTTTCTCGCCTGCCGTACGGGCCTGCTGCGCCGCCCGCCAGGCGGCCACCTCGGCCGACGGCTCGGCCTCCGCCTGCGAGGCCGGCGCCCTGGTCTTGCCGGCGGGCGTGGCCGGAGCGGCCACCTTCGTCGGCTTCGTCCACGGGAAGGTGACGGACAAGAACAAGGGCACGATCACCGTCGAGCAGCACGACGAGGGCGGCGAGCACAAGGGCTTCAAGCTCACCGAGACCCGCTCCGGCCGCTGGATCGACCTGGTCAAGACGTACCCGAACCAGTGGCAGGCCAAGGACCACACCGGCCGCACCGCCGTCCTCGACCTCGACGGCGCCGGAAACCTGGTCAAGGTGACGGACACCGCGGGCAAGGCCACCACGTACGAGTACGACGGCTCGCGCCGGGTGACGAAGGAGACCACCCCCGAGGGATCGGCCACTCTCTTCACCTACGACGGCCACAACCGCGTCCGCTCCATAAGGTCACCGACCCCCTCGGCCACACCCGCCACGCCACCTACAAGAACCACCTCACCCAGACGGCGATCGACGCCATGGGCACCGGCGCGGACGGCACCGGCGGCAACACCACCACGTACGGCTGGGACGGCCGCAACAACGCCCTCTCCCAGAAA
The Streptomyces sp. NBC_01723 genome window above contains:
- a CDS encoding DUF397 domain-containing protein codes for the protein MSSTALRWFKSSYSGDEGGNCVEVATEPTAIHIRDSKTPPDDTTPHITVAPSAWTAFLAW
- a CDS encoding helix-turn-helix domain-containing protein, which translates into the protein MGTTTRRNASAMKMVGALLALYRQAAGHTQRSLGERFVIGEQQIASIEQGRRPLKPDLAEQLDELLDTKGALSIALSKMPEVDLVPLWAEEFLDREREAIVISSYENQVLPGLLQTEAYAWAVFRSRVPFYDEDTIARLAAARIDRQGILHRKVPPITCFVVWEPVVRAPIGGPEIWIEQLRHLRRCSELPGLMFQVLPQDRTSHAGLNGSFVLLETPDHQRLAYTENQRGSQLIADPDEVAILTQKCAMLRSQALTPEDTRDLLDRLLGEP
- a CDS encoding ATP-binding protein, whose amino-acid sequence is MNTETQPPSLRERFYRRERRSVPAARAFARETLTAWGVRGRVDDVLLCVSELATNALVHGVPPGRGFLLRLVPCGDGVRVEVHDSGDGVPAVPQAEVREPGEGGRGLLLVSELADKWGVGERDPGKVVWFEVGGV